TCAGCCTCCTTCTCCTGCAGGATCATATCCTTGTCCATTTCCTCTGGCTCCGGTCCCTTTCTGCATGGATGACACAACTATAGTTACttttgatgtgactgtgatgctACCGAATCAACCCCCAATAATTCTGCAGAATGTGTGCTGATTAACAAAAGCATTACGTTAAATGCACAGTCAGAGAGGTTAAACATGTGAAATCACTGTGAGTGTTGATTAATAAAAGATTtgtatgtgtgcatgcgtgATGTACCATTTCAAGTATAGCATTAGGCAAACATGACAATTGCCACATTGAGAAAGTGAAGAAGGGGTCAGTGGGTTAGTGGAGTTTTTCTTTGCGGAAAAGATGAAATAGTGGGCATCTACAACAAATATCTACAAAGAGGTGAAAGCAGTAAAgatttgagagagagaggaagcaaGTGCGAGAGGTAGGGGAGCAGCATTACCTCCCCCAAATTATGAAAAAAGGTACCTCAATAGTCCACACATGGGTTTGGACAAATCAAGACCAGACAGCCATCATTGGGCAGATGGCGAGCCAATGAGACGGCAGTAAAGCCACTCCTGTTATCCTGGCATGGCTTTAGAAGAAAGTCTAAAAGATTGTTTCTGGTCTACAATGAGGGTTAAATGATGATATATCCACACTATGTTAAATGACACACACAGTAATCTTGTTTACAACTTCTGCAATACTCAGACTACATGTACCATTTAGCTACCAACTAACCATGTAAAACCACAACCCACAATGTGAAATTCACTTCTGCCTCCCTACCACGGCCTGCCTGGTGTagttaaaatgcaaaatgatgAGTCATCATTCATGTTGAACAGACAACAGAGGAATCACTGGAGGTACATGATCCATTAACTCAGCTTCCATTTAAACAGCTTTGGATGTTTCATCACAGTAACACCTGTGGTATgtgcatttctgtgttttgttttaaaacactaCTGTATTTATCGTACATGATTCAAGTCTAATCAGTGGTTTGCTGTTTGAGTGGGGGAGGTGCAGAGAAGCAAGCCGACAGACAGGTACGTACGCAGGAGAAAGAGGCAGAATGTAACCATGGGAGGACAACCTGCCACCCCGCTTGAGGCGGTCCGAGCGGAAGTTCTCGTAGTGGAGGTCCTGGGTCACTTCCTGTAGATCCTGCATGTGGGTGCTGTGGGAGTGTGAAAGTCAGCAACCATTTATTACTCTTGACAAAAAGCTTTTGGCAGGTGTATTTGCTCTCATCGTGTTTAAAGGCATTCTGGAGAGGTTACTACCGTGTCTTTTCACAGAAATTTGGGGAAAACAGGCAGGTCAGTAAATCTTGTCAATTTACTCGCATCTCAAAAAATTGTAAGGATACGGAGGGCGTGAGGTTTAAGCTAGCTCCCCTTTCACTCACATGAGCATGATCCGTAGCTTGAGGAAATCGTTGTGCTCTGGattctccacctccaccactcCCCAGGGGTACAGGCGACCCCTCACCTTCTTCCCCTTGGCCTCAATCTGCTGGTTGGATCCCACCACAGCGAATGGGATGCTAGCCTGGAAAAGATGAGCAGTTCATGTGTCTGTAGTGTTGGCTCAACCACACAAAAAGTAACTACAACACTTAAAGCAAACCCATAAAGAAATGGGATGGTTTTCAGCTATCATAAAAAGCTCATACAGCTTTTATCAAAAGATTCCCATTCCTGtggttaaaataaacaaaaaaaccccgCGTAATTGTCTTTTTACAGATGAAAAGCTGAGCAGGGAGTGGAAAGCTTACCTTGAGGATCCTGGTCTGCTCTTTGAAGTCCTCATCTTCATCAGACTCAGCATCAGGAAGGTGGTAAATCTTGATACCATGTTCATCGATCTCATCCAGAATCTTACGAGACAACAGTAACAAAGCGCAGGTTAGTATCACAGTTAATTAACTGTAATGTACACAGTAAAAACTCCCTATCTAATCAGGACTTTAAACATAATTAAATGAGTACTTCACCACTGTAAAAATGGTCTTTTCATTAAACTGGGCTGTCCATGTcgtaaaacagaaaacaggctGTGGCATTTCCTTTTGctcaaaagacagaaaacctgcagcaaccacactgcactgcagaatcttgattcatatttgatcagcactgCCTAGTTTGACAATTTGACCCAAGTTTCTCTCTCCCTATACAACTTCTGTACTCTTCATTAACGTTTCTGTTGATCAAAATCACTTTTTACTGGTCCCTCTCTTGACACTTACTGTCTTACTGTGGTTTATCTACTGTTTGGTATGAAATATTGAATCTAAAGCCCAGTTTCAATATGGTTATTTTTGTAGAAACAGTATTTTCACACACTGGAAGAGTAAACCATGAGCACATGATAGCTACTCTTTATTTCAGGAACTGGAAAAGTTCCTGAACAATGGGTGACTATTGTTCTCACCCTGCGCTTaagcctctccctctctctgaggGTGAGTGTGTCTGCCTTGGCGATGACAGGAACCACGTTGACCTTATTGTGAATGGCCTTCATAAACTGAACATCCAGGGGTTTCAGGCTGGGtggacaggaaacagacaggCATGACgtcaaagacagacaaaaaattCAAGTATATATGAAAAGGGGCTGTGGGAAATATGGTtaacaaaatagaaaataacTTCTGTGAAACTTTACCGATGGAAAATCCCTGAATGTGTGCACAGGTGTGCAAGGATGTGCAGAAGGACTTACCCATGGCCAAGCGGGGAGATGAAATAGAAGCAGCAGTGAACTCTGTTGTCAACGATGTGTCTACGATTAAGACCGCTCTCGTCATGGAGGTAGCGCTCAAACTGGTCATCAATGTAGCTGATAATGGTGCTGAAACTgggtgagaaaaataaacatcatcACAACCTGTATCACTGTACCAGAACTCAGCCTTGTTCACAGCAAAGCCACTGAATATTAAAATCCAAAgctaagaggaaaaaaaaatttgccCTGTAATGTCCTTATGatttaaaacatcaaacaaacatttaactgCCCAACATCACAGACTGCCGTAATGGGTAATTGCTGGGTATTAAAAAATTCCTCATCTCTTCATCAGCATACGCCTGAAAAACAGATATCATACCAGTCCTGGCTGTTGATGGCGTCTCCGTATCCTGGTGTGTCGACCACGGTGAGACGGAGCTTTACCCCTCGTTCCTCAATTTCTACTGTCGACGCCTCGATCTGAACCGTTCTTTCAATCTTTTCTgttagaagagaaaaaaaaataaatttttcaTTGAACAACCCCACTGAGTTGATTTACTGATTATGGACTTTTAATACACTACGTGTTTTACAAAAACCTGCTTTCTTACCTGCTGCTCCAGGGATGACTCTCTCGGGGTAAAGGTCAGTGAGGAACAGGCTGTTGATCAGGGTGGATTTTCCAAGTCCGGATTCACCTTTTAACAACAAGCAACATGCAGTCACCATCAGTTTGAGAAGTCAAAATAAGGAAATTGATAAGATACAGGTTCTGGTTAGTGTGAATCTCTTCTAATACAGTGTTCAGTTTCAATGACTCGAACAAAGGGGATCATAACTGTGCTGCAGGAAACAAGACATCTGCACTGTGATGCACAGCAGGCCACACTCCACCTGGAAATACGTGATACTAAATCTGACTTGAGCATTAATCTTTCCGAGAACTATGTCAGGTGGCTGATTAAATAACCTTTAAGACCTGAGGAAGGAGTGCAAGTGCTTATAATCAGTCAGCAGCTTTCAGGTCAAGAAGGAGAACACTGGACAGTTTCACTCTCACATTATCAGCAAGAACTAAAAACCTGGACATCCTCTTCTATCTTGACTCCAGCTTTACAGGAGAGTCTGCGATGGATTGAAGTAACTGTGCAGTGTGGACCGAGACCGATTTTGTTCAAATGTCTCTGCTGAGATTATCTGATCATGAATGAAATAAACCAGCAGTAGAGTACAGCAGTATCAAACCAAATCTGCTTTATAATGGATTAATCCTAAAAATATCCCCAATTTTGTTGCTTACTAAATTTAAACAATCCTCCATATGCCAACAGCAGGTGCTGGACTACTACAAACACATGACAATAAGACAAAGACAATAACCATCTACAGGATAATTGAAGTTTTAAATAAAAGCCTTGTACCAGAATAAATATATCTTCCAACATATTCTCCCAGGCCCGTTCAGTATTGTTTAGTCTAGCAGTATGCCTTATTTCTGTCTTGTAAATCCATAAAACTAGAGCAGCAATTCACCAACAGCAGTGATCAAAATTTAGGAAACTATGTGTAAGAAATTATGTTCCTCAAGTCTCATGGTCACAGAGTTACAGATGCACAACTTAAAGCCTGAGTGTTTGACCCAGGAATGCTGCTACTGTGGTTCCCAAGAGAGTCTTCGCAAAAGATTTACAGAAATCCTGAACTGGCAACTTTCCAGAACGTCTTGTATGGATAGTCTATATTTCAGGAgcatgtagaaaaaaaatcttatgaGAAGAAATTACCATTGTTTGAGGGTGAGCATTAATAAAAGCGATGCACCTCAAGGAGAAATTATGAATTTCAGTGAGTGGGGGACAACAGCAGCTATCTAAATGAGCAGGAAATCGCTGATGCATTTGAGAAGATGGGTCACGCAGAGGGTTAAATAAGCACTCAATGAGTGCTCTTGCAGTAGAGGGACCAGCAGGCCTTGTCCACTGTGTGAATCAATCCCTCGAGGCCTGCTGGCTGCATTCCTCTCTGGTTTATTTTAAAGCAAAAGGATGAGCAGTATTCAGGGGAGCTTCTACCCTCCCCCCGTACCAACAAGCAGGGAGGTTCACACAGTCACAGCACTCGCatcatgctgctgctgacgcCAGCTGAGCAACTACACTGACGTGACATCTGCCATTTTCTACTAACCAACGGCCTTCATGTTCACTAAAATACACCTCTGAAGCATCACGCTTACTCTCAGCATACAATCAAAAAGAACTAAAGAGGTGAGCTGAAAGAGATGAAAGAGTTAAACTGTCCTGTAGGAAGGGTATTATTAAATAGAAAGCATGTAACTGTATGTCATGCAGGCTAATGGCCAAAGTCCCACCATAAAtctaacacaaaaaaaacaaactcacatgagccaaaaacactgaaacacattcctcaaaatgttcatgtttactCTTGCTGTCTAGCTTGTTATCACTGAGCTACACTATCATttttcaaactaaataaaacctgaagaaaagagcaacaaaacaagaaaaggcttgaaacacacactcacctaccACCATCAACGTAAACTCAAATCCTTTCTTCACTGACTTGCGATGAACCTGATTCGGCAGATTGGCAAATCCAACATACCCTGGGGTCTCAGGGTTG
The sequence above is drawn from the Sparus aurata chromosome 21, fSpaAur1.1, whole genome shotgun sequence genome and encodes:
- the septin2 gene encoding septin-2 isoform X2; this encodes MSQAEKMKQGQFSNPETPGYVGFANLPNQVHRKSVKKGFEFTLMVVGESGLGKSTLINSLFLTDLYPERVIPGAAEKIERTVQIEASTVEIEERGVKLRLTVVDTPGYGDAINSQDCFSTIISYIDDQFERYLHDESGLNRRHIVDNRVHCCFYFISPLGHGLKPLDVQFMKAIHNKVNVVPVIAKADTLTLRERERLKRRILDEIDEHGIKIYHLPDAESDEDEDFKEQTRILKASIPFAVVGSNQQIEAKGKKVRGRLYPWGVVEVENPEHNDFLKLRIMLITHMQDLQEVTQDLHYENFRSDRLKRGGRKGPEPEEMDKDMILQEKEAELRRMQEMIAKMQAQMQNQGAGEGEA
- the septin2 gene encoding septin-2 isoform X1; the protein is MSQAEKMKQGQFSNPETPGYVGFANLPNQVHRKSVKKGFEFTLMVVGESGLGKSTLINSLFLTDLYPERVIPGAAEKIERTVQIEASTVEIEERGVKLRLTVVDTPGYGDAINSQDCFSTIISYIDDQFERYLHDESGLNRRHIVDNRVHCCFYFISPLGHGLKPLDVQFMKAIHNKVNVVPVIAKADTLTLRERERLKRRILDEIDEHGIKIYHLPDAESDEDEDFKEQTRILKASIPFAVVGSNQQIEAKGKKVRGRLYPWGVVEVENPEHNDFLKLRIMLITHMQDLQEVTQDLHYENFRSDRLKRGGRLSSHGYILPLSPAKGPEPEEMDKDMILQEKEAELRRMQEMIAKMQAQMQNQGAGEGEA